In Pseudomonas sp. Q1-7, the genomic window CGCACATGCCGCGCCAGGCTCATCAGTTGGTCATGCAAAACCTTATGCACGGCGCACCTCCGGGCAGGCGGTGGCAGCCTGTTGCCGCGCGCGGATCTGCTCCACTTCGCCCAGCAGTTCCGCCAGCGGCGGGAAATTGAAGTCACGCTCCAGCAGGGTCGGCCGCGCACCGAAGCGCTGGTAGGCCTGCTCCAGCAGGGACCAGACGTCCCCCTTCACGGTGGCGCCGTGGGTATCGATCTTCAGGTCCGGTGCTTCGTCGTAGTGGCCGGCCACGTGCAGGTAGACGACCCGACCGGCTGGCAGCGCCGCCAGGTACTCGGAGGCGTCGTAACTGTGGTTGATCGAATTGACGTACAGGTTGTTGACGTCCAGCAGCAGGTCGCAGTCGGCCTCGTCCAGGACCGCGCGGAGGAAGTCGACCTCGCGCAGGGCCTGGTAGGGCGCGGCGTAGTAGGAAATGTTCTCCACGGCGATGCGTCGGCCAAGCACGTCTTGGGCCTGGCGGATGCGCGCGGCGACGTGGTGCACCGCCTCGTCGGTGAAGGGCAGCGGCAACAGGTCGTAGAGTTGCCCGTCGTCCGAGCAGTAGCTCAGGTGCTCGCTGAAGAAGGCCACGGCGTGGCGGTCGAGGAATTGCCGGATGTCTCGCAGCAGGCCGATGTCCAGCGGCGACGGGCCACCCAGGGACAGCGA contains:
- a CDS encoding HvfB family MNIO-type RiPP peptide maturase, whose product is MSTGSFPQGAGLGLRRALLPELLAMEAGAVDFLECTPDNWINVGGRYGDDLARLAERFPLACHGLSLSLGGPSPLDIGLLRDIRQFLDRHAVAFFSEHLSYCSDDGQLYDLLPLPFTDEAVHHVAARIRQAQDVLGRRIAVENISYYAAPYQALREVDFLRAVLDEADCDLLLDVNNLYVNSINHSYDASEYLAALPAGRVVYLHVAGHYDEAPDLKIDTHGATVKGDVWSLLEQAYQRFGARPTLLERDFNFPPLAELLGEVEQIRARQQAATACPEVRRA